From the genome of Halalkalicoccus subterraneus, one region includes:
- a CDS encoding PadR family transcriptional regulator: MYDLTGFQRDLLYVISGLDEPHGLALKDELEEYYETEIHHGRLYPNLDTLVNKGLVEKSQMDRRTNSYALTARGQREIDARREWEHQYLQDTLNTA; this comes from the coding sequence ATGTATGATCTCACCGGCTTCCAGCGGGATCTCTTGTACGTGATCAGTGGATTGGACGAACCGCACGGGCTCGCACTCAAAGACGAACTCGAGGAGTACTATGAGACAGAAATCCACCATGGGCGACTCTACCCGAATCTCGATACACTCGTCAACAAAGGCCTTGTCGAAAAATCACAGATGGATCGTCGAACAAATAGCTATGCACTCACAGCGCGTGGGCAACGCGAAATTGACGCTCGGAGAGAGTGGGAGCACCAGTATCTCCAGGACACTCTCAACACAGCCTGA
- a CDS encoding iron transporter, which translates to MPDNPQKQPSDEVDVNQIQQSKTEGEAYQTSVSYMANTVANDGATKEEGEYVVGYAQEEAEGMYELVGEGEFEFVEPDEENCHLEVVIADAGDKRFIPYCDVTATLERDSEEYGPFELPFLWHPGVYHYGSNVEVSESGTYDLHVTIGPPEFGRHDEQNGDRYGETVTVTFESIDVETGQD; encoded by the coding sequence ATGCCCGACAACCCGCAGAAACAGCCGAGCGACGAGGTGGACGTCAATCAGATCCAGCAGTCGAAGACGGAGGGCGAGGCGTATCAGACGTCGGTATCGTACATGGCAAACACCGTCGCCAACGACGGAGCTACGAAGGAGGAAGGCGAGTATGTCGTCGGGTACGCACAGGAGGAGGCCGAGGGGATGTACGAGCTCGTCGGTGAGGGGGAGTTTGAGTTTGTCGAACCGGACGAGGAGAACTGCCACCTTGAGGTCGTCATTGCGGACGCCGGGGACAAACGCTTCATCCCATACTGCGACGTGACCGCGACACTCGAACGCGACAGTGAGGAGTACGGCCCATTCGAACTGCCGTTCCTCTGGCACCCGGGTGTCTATCACTACGGGTCGAACGTCGAGGTATCCGAATCGGGCACGTACGACCTTCACGTCACGATCGGACCGCCGGAATTCGGCCGCCACGACGAACAGAACGGCGATCGCTACGGCGAGACCGTCACGGTAACGTTCGAGTCGATCGACGTAGAGACCGGCCAGGACTGA
- a CDS encoding DUF2270 domain-containing protein has product MYGRVKRRGILSNEFGREIVDESGGLRSAMAHLYRGEMNCMTTWRKRLDQTTYWTVAVMVAILTCTVSNRDNPHHILLIGMVAVGVFLQIEARR; this is encoded by the coding sequence ATGTATGGAAGAGTCAAACGACGAGGAATTCTATCCAACGAGTTCGGACGAGAAATCGTCGATGAGAGCGGCGGACTTAGATCGGCCATGGCTCACCTCTACCGTGGAGAGATGAATTGTATGACGACGTGGCGCAAACGCCTTGATCAGACGACCTATTGGACTGTGGCAGTAATGGTAGCGATCCTTACATGTACGGTTTCTAACCGAGATAATCCCCATCATATTCTCCTCATAGGGATGGTCGCGGTCGGTGTCTTCCTTCAGATTGAGGCTCGCCGCTAA
- a CDS encoding TRAM domain-containing protein: MVSIPDRLHALITSQLTETEGRLQIEIPTELVEQATVNPEEVYQIAILPTETEDAADDNWNTTSQATASTSSSTGERSEPPVTEGEVRTVTIDTLGDQGDGIARVERGFVVIVANAKPDEEVTVRIETVQSNVAFASIIEQRE; encoded by the coding sequence ATGGTTTCAATTCCAGATCGGCTTCACGCCCTCATAACGAGTCAACTGACCGAGACAGAGGGAAGACTGCAGATTGAGATTCCAACAGAGCTGGTCGAACAGGCGACGGTGAATCCAGAAGAAGTCTACCAAATCGCCATCCTTCCGACTGAGACCGAAGACGCAGCGGACGATAATTGGAACACAACCTCACAGGCTACTGCTTCAACCTCTTCCTCAACCGGAGAGAGGTCGGAGCCACCAGTTACAGAAGGCGAGGTCCGAACGGTAACGATCGATACGCTCGGTGATCAAGGGGATGGTATTGCCCGTGTCGAGCGAGGATTCGTCGTGATCGTTGCGAACGCTAAACCCGATGAAGAGGTAACGGTTCGAATCGAAACCGTCCAGTCGAACGTCGCTTTTGCGAGCATTATAGAGCAACGAGAGTAG
- a CDS encoding pyridoxamine 5'-phosphate oxidase family protein, giving the protein MTSETFAKLEGIEMDDQGIDTFLREQGIGILSLTNGREAYGVPVSFGYDGKDSCYFVFLRAGEQSKKEQFAEKTERASLTVSDVTSKHVWTSVIASGSLRVIGDNEWSKLETAIEDNAWYPSLFSEAEPMRDFQGWELQIDEVTGQQSEG; this is encoded by the coding sequence ATGACATCAGAGACATTCGCAAAACTTGAGGGCATTGAAATGGACGATCAAGGAATCGACACATTCCTTCGTGAGCAGGGTATAGGCATACTCTCGCTCACCAACGGGCGAGAGGCATACGGAGTCCCGGTCTCGTTTGGATACGATGGCAAGGATAGTTGTTACTTTGTATTCCTTCGTGCGGGCGAACAGAGCAAGAAGGAGCAGTTCGCCGAGAAGACTGAACGTGCAAGTCTAACAGTCTCCGACGTCACCTCAAAACATGTCTGGACGAGTGTGATCGCATCTGGGTCACTTCGTGTAATCGGCGATAACGAGTGGAGTAAGCTTGAGACGGCGATCGAGGACAATGCGTGGTATCCGAGTCTTTTCTCTGAGGCCGAGCCCATGCGAGACTTCCAAGGCTGGGAGCTACAAATCG